TGTTTCTAATTTGAAATGCTTACATACCACATCAGAAATCCCCTGAGCCTCAAGCATTAATGGTACAGAATATATATTAGGTTCATCAAAGTTTTCAAATACATTTTGTTTTGGTAAGTTACAGAATAATGCTATTTTAGATTTATGAGATTCTTCTAAATGTTTATTTGTTCTGCATACTAATATATCAGGTATAATACCGCTTTGCATAAGTTCTTTTACACTATGCTGAGTTGGTTTTGTTTTTATCTCTTCAGATGAACTTATAAAAGGTATTAACGTAACATGTATATATAAAACATTATCCTGTCCTAATTCTGTTTTTACTTGTCTTATAGCTTCAATATACGGCAATGATTCTATATCTCCAATAGTTCCGCCTATTTCTGTGATTACTATATCAGTTTTTTTAGTATCATTTTCTCTGTATATTCTTCTTTTTATTTCATTTGTAATATGAGGTATAACCTGAACAGTTTCTCCAAGGTATTTACCTTCTCTTTCCATATTTATAACATGCTGATATATTTTACCAGTAGTAACATTGCTGTATTTATTTAAATTTTCATCAATAAATCTTTCATAATGCCCAATATCCAAATCTGTTTCAGCTCCGTCATCAGTAACAAAAACTTCACCATGCTGAAAAGGACTCATAGTACCCGGGTCAAGATTGATATAAGGGTCTAATTTTTGTATAGTTACACTTAAACCGCGAGCCTTTAATAGTCTTCCAAGTGAAGCAGCTGTTATACCTTTACCAAGTCCAGATACAACTCCGCCTGTTACAAATATGTATTTAGTATCCATAGTTTCCTCTGTTATTCCTTTAATAATTTTGATGATAAACAATATCATTAAAAAAACATAAAATCAAGGTAAATTTTTTATTAATTTTAATATTTTTTGTTATATATTAAAAATAAAAAATAATTATTTTTAAGAGGTGTTAGTTATGATGAGATTGTTTATTAGTTTAGTTACAGTTTTGTTTTTAGCTTCTTGTACAGCTTCAAACAAGAAAGAAGAAGATAATACTGTTGCAGAAGTTGTTGCTGATTATGTTCAAGTGGATTCTCCAAACTCTTTTATTCCTTTAGGCATAGGTATTACAGTAACTCCTCCGGAACATGGGCAAAATGCTAAATATTTTATAGCTAATAAAGATGTTGCCGAAGTTAATTTTGACTATATGAATAATAATTATACTTACAGAGCTTCAAAAAATACTAATAATTTACTTTCATTTTATGGTGATTATATTAATAGCGGAAAAAATTTTACAGAAGAAGAAAAGAACATTGTTGTAGAATATAATACCACTTCAAATAATGAAAAGTTTACCTTATGGAGAGTAGATGATATTTATTATATATTGTCAACACAGGCAGAAGATGATAAGGATTTAACTAATCTTTCATCGCTTTATATAAAGTCTATATATTGGCATAAAGGCAAATAAATATAAATAAACATAATAAAATATAAAATTAGGCATATGGATTTTTTATCTGTATGCCTTTTTTATTGACATTTTTTATAGTGTAAATATAATATAACTATGTGATAAATATATTAACCAAAAATAAAAAACATTTTTTTGTTTAAATTAATTATTTTTTATGAGGGGTTAATATATGTTTGTGAAATTCAATAAAGTTTCTTTTTCTTATGATAGTTCTGATAATATATTAAATGATGTTTCTTTTCATATAGATAATACCTGCACTGCAATAGTAGGCGAAAACGGATGTGGTAAAACTACGCTTGCTAAACTTATAACAGGTATATTAAAGCCTAATTTTGGAAGTATAGAATATTCAAATAAAAATATTATAAGTGCTTACTGTAATCAAGAGTGTGTTGATTTGCCCAATAATGCTGAAAGTTTGTTTTATGATAACAGTTCATATTCAGGATATTTAACATCAATATTTAAAATAGATTATAGTTATTTATATAGGTTTGATACTCTTAGTTTTGGAGAGAGAAAAAGGCTTCAAATAGCTTCTGCATTATATTCTAATCCTGATATATTAGTATTAGATGAACCTACTAATCATATTGATAATGAATGTAAAGATATACTTATTAATGTTATAAAAAGGCTTGATTGTATTGTTATAATTATTAGTCATGATATTGATTTTCTTGATGAATTAGTTTCTAAATGCATATTTATAAGGAATGGGGAGTGCAAAATAAGAATAGGCAATTATACGCAATGCAGAGGCTATGAAAGAGATGAGGAAAAGTATAATTTCAGTTTATATGAAGAAAGTAAGAAAAAATCTAAAATATTAGAAAATAGATATAAAAAACTTCAAAATGAGTCAGATGCTAAAAAAAGCAAATTTGGAAGTAAAAGACATATAGATAAAAAAGACCATGATGCTAAAGCAAAAGTTGATGCTGCAAGACTTACAGGAAAAGATGCAAAACTTGCTGCAAAAGCTAAGCAGGCAAAAAGTTTATATAATAAAAGTATAGTAGAAAAAGAGGCTATATATATAAAAAAGAGAGAAGTTATGAATATGGAGTTTATAGGAGAAAAATATAAAGGGAAGTTTTTATTTTATCTTGAAGCTGGAGAAACAAAAATAAATAATATAGTTTTTAAAAATCCTGAACTTATAATAAAGAAAGACAGCAGAGTAGGTATTGAAGGAGTAAACGGTGCAGGCAAAACTACTTTATTAAATTATATACTAGAAACAATGTATGATAATTCTATAAGTAAAGAGAAAATAGTATATATACCTCAAGATATAGACAGAGACGATTGGAATGACACTTTTAATAATATAAAAGCATTAAATCATGAATCATTGGGCTTTTTAATGAGCTTTGTAAACAGACTTGGAAGCAATGCTAAATCTGTTATTAATTCATTAAATCATAGCCCTGGAGAAATGCGTAAAATAATGCTTGGTATGGCAGTTATAAAAAATCCATATATTATAATATTAGATGAGCCTACTAATCATCTTGATATAGATTCTATAGAGCGTTTAGAAGAGGCTTTAATTTCTTTTAATTGTGCTTTGCTTATAGTAAGTCATAATAAAAATTTTTTAAAGAGAATAGTTGATACAAAATGGATATTAAATAAAACTAATGATTATACTATTATTAATATAGAAAATAAATAAAATGTGTCATAGCTATTATATTTTGTTGACATTTATTTCTTATGTTATATATTATGTTAAGTTGTATTATTGCATCTAATTGGGGATTAAAATGAAATATAATAATAAATTCTTTTTTTTAATAATATTCACTATATTAATTTCATGTTCTAATAATAATCAAGAAGAAATAAGCGAGATAGATAGAGGCGGGGCATTAATAGATAAGATAATATATGAAGTGAGAACCGATATGACAATAGCTATTAAAGATGTGGCAGATGGACGTGCTGATTTAATGGCTAGCGGAATAGATGGAAGCACATATTTATCATTAAGTGAAAGTGATTTGGAGAAACTTGATACTTATGCTGTGCCTTCTGGTTCTTGGTCTTTGCTTTTTAATCCTGTTCCAAATAAAGCACCATACACAGTTACTACAAGAGACGGCAAAACTCATTTTAATCCTTTAGCTATAAAAGAAGTAAGATTTGCAATGAATTTTTTGATAGACAGAAAAAAGCTTGTTGATGAAATTTTAAGAGGGGCAGGGGAGCCTTCATTTACTCAGGCAACACCAGGTCAGCCAGGCACTTATAGATATAATCTCATTCCTTCAAAAATGGGTATGACAGCAAACGGCAATGAAGAGAAAGCTATTAATGATATAAATAAAGCTATGGAAAAAGCTGCTAATCTTCCAGAAAATAGAGGAAAGCTAAAAAAAGAAAATGGCTGGTGGAAATATAATGGTGAAGTAGTAACTATTAAATTTGTTATAAGAGTTGATGACCCTACAGGAAGACTTCCTGCAGGCAATGCAATATCTGATTTAATAGAAAAAACAGGCATAAAAGTAGAAAAATTATTATACGACAGAAACAAATCCACCCAAGTTGTGTATGGTTCAAACCCAAAAGATTATGAATGGAATATTATAACAGAAGCTTGGGGAGCAGGGGCGACAAGAGCTTGGTGGGACGTTACGCTTAGGCAAATGTATGTAAGAGAAGGAAACTATATGCCAGGCGGAAACATTGCAGAGTTTTGGAATTATGACAACAAAGAAGCTTCTAAAATAAGCGATAAAAATTCAAACGGCTGGTTTTTAACTGCTGATGAATATTGGAATGGTAATATGCGTTTGCAAGAGATTGGGCTTGAAGATGCTGTGCGAATATATTTAAACTCTCAAACACAGTTTTTTGTAGCAAACAAAGAAAGATTTAACAGAAGAATGCTTTACGGTGTTGGCGATGGTGTTAATGATTGGTCTATAAGAAGTGCCGACATAAAGCCAAATAGAAACGGTGAAAAAGTATTAAGAGTTCTTCAGCATTCTGCTCAGGGTTCATTGTTTATAAGCCCTTGGGACCCTGTTGGAGTAGGCGGATTTTCTGATGCATATTCTGCTATAATGATAGGTCCTTGCTCTGATGCTGGTGCTACATTTGAATCGCCTTCTACAGCTAAAACAGAGTTTATACTTGGGGACGCTGATACTAATAGTTTAGAGATAGGTGTTAGAGCGGGTGATAATGGTATACCTGTAGGCACTGTAAAAGTTCCTAATAATGCTAAAATGTATAACCCTTATACTCAAAAATGGGAAGAGGGTTTAACTACAAAAGTTGAAAATGGGGAGATAATTTATAAAAAAGCTGATAATCTTACTGCTTATGTAAAATGTGATTTTAAGCCTAGATATTTTAAATGGCATCATGGCATAGATTCTTCTTTAGTTGATTTGATGTATGGAAGTGTATTTATTGCAAACATAATAACAAAGACAAATGAAAATGATAAGTATTATGATTCTGCTATGGCTGGAAGATATACTTCGGCTATGGATAATGCAGTTGGAAGTGTAATAAATGAAGATGGAAGTTTTACTCTTTATGGAAACTATTACTGGCCAATGGATATGAATAGGCAAATTGCTATTGCAGCAGTTGGTCCTAAAATAGGCAACCCTAATAGAAACACTGTTATTCCTTTTGAGATAAATGAGGCTATAATGAAAATAGTTCTTGAAGGCTCTAAATCTGGTAATGTTTATACTATTTCACAGGATCAATCATTGACTGCTATAGATGTAAAAAATCCTACTTGCGTTTCTGACATAAAAGAAAAATTAATTGAGATGAGAGACAGAGAATATATACCTGCGGGAATAGAAGATTTTATCACAAAAGAAGAGGCGGTTAAAAGATATCAGGCTGCTATTGACTTTATAGATAAATACGGGCACGCTTATATATCAAACGGACCTTTCTTTATTTCAAGAATAGATTCAAAGGCTAATTATATAGAATTAACTGCATTTAAAGATTATGGATATACTGCAGAATATTGGATAGAAAAATTATCAACAAAAATGAGCAGAATAGAAGACATTGAAATGCCTGCAATAGTAAATAGAAATAGTGATATGAATATATATATTTATGTTTCATCATACAATTATCCTAATAATGCTTTAGAGATGCCAGACCCTAATACTAAAGTAAAATTGCTCCTTCAATTACAAAATGGAGGCGAAAGAGAATATAATGCTGTTTTAGAAAATGATGTGTTTAAGCTAACTATAACAAAAGAGGAATTAGCGACTCTTCCAAAAGGAAATTATATTTTTGTGATAGAATCTTATATTGCTGATGAAACGCCTTATATAGAAACAAGAAATTTTATATTACAATAATAAATATTTTTAAATCTCATTATATGAATTATCATTATTCATTTTGTATAGTTTTATGTTTTCATTTTTTAGTATGCATTTCATAAGGTTTATATCAGAATCATCAAAACTATATGATAAATATACTGCTTTTACTTTTAATTGTAACTCTTTTTTATATGATATTATTTTATCACTATCTTTATAAAAAATAGAAAGTAAATTGCCATATTCTATATTTTCATTAGATGATAAAAATTTAGCCTTTTTGCCATATGCATTAGCATTATCATTTTTATCAATAATGTATACATTAGAGTCTAATAATTCATACTCTACGCATATAGTATCAGTATTCCAATTATTAATATCATCTATACTTTTATGAAATGAAATTATATTTGTCTTTTCTAATATAGGTTTTAATGCTCTTAAATGATTTTCTGTAAAGTCGTCTTTTAATATAGTGTTAGAATCACAAAATTGTATTCTGTTTTCAAATATGGTTTTTAAAGTGTTGGTATCATATTTAAGAGTTTGATATATTGTTTTTGTATAATTTGTATATGTGATACTTTTCTCTAAACATTTATCTGTTAGCTTTAAAAAATCATTATAGCTAATTTTTTTGTTTGCAAGTAAGCTATATGAAAGTAAAAATATATTATAACTAGCTAAACTATTATTCTCTAAATATTTTAAATAAGTTTCTACAATAGAAGTGTAGTCATTTTTTAAGAAAAACAAAATGGCAATATTATTATAATAAATAAAATTATCTTTGTTTGTTTCTAAAAGTTTTTTATAATATTCTATAGCTTTATCATAGTTTTTAGTATAGAAATATGAATTAGCTATAATCTCATTATCATTAACTGCATTATTTTTATTAATTTCATTATTTTCTTCAAACAAAGCTATTATTTTTGAATACTCTTTTTTATCATACAAAATATTTATAAGCTTATCATAATATTTATTATTTTTTCTAACGCATACAAATGCTTTATCATAATCTTCTAAATCTATATAAATATTAAAAAGCATATCTATGTAATTTTCATTTATGTTATCAATATTTTTATTTAGATAATATGCCGCAGTTTCTTTTTCACCTTTATTATAATAACAAATGGCTATTCCATAATAAGCCTCATCAGTATCATTAATTTCTATAGAAGATTTAAAATATTTTATAGCTTCATCATAATCTTTTAAATTTAAATATGCATTAGCTAAATTATTGTAAGCCTTATAATACATATCATTTGTTTCTATAGCCTTTTTAAAATATTCTATAGATTTATCGTATTCTTCATTTGATGAGTAGCAAAGCCCTATAAAATTATAAGCCTTATATGGATTAGGATTTCTTTCTATTACTTTATTAAAATGTTCTATTGCTTCATAATAATATTTTTTTGAATAATAACTAACTGCCAATTTATAATAATCTGTAAAAGAATCTAAATCAAACTTTCTTGCTTTATCAAAATATAATGCTGCTTTATCAAAGTTTTTTTTGTTAAAAAATATTAATGCGAGGTTATTGTAGGCATTAGCATATTTAGGATTAATTTCTATTGCCTTATTAAAATATTCTATTGCTTTATCATAATCTTTTAAGTAGGAATATATTGCTCCTAATGTATTTGATATTTTGTATGAGCGGCTGTTGCTTTGCAAATATCTATTCAAACATTCTATTGCTTTATCATAATTGTCAATATTATAATAACACATTCCAAGCATATCATAGGCTTTAAAAGTCATTTCATCCATGCTCTTTGAGTTTTCAAAAAAGTTTATTGCTGCTTCATAATTTTTACTTCTATAATGATATAATGCTAAATTGTTATAGGCTTTATCATATTTTGGATTAATTTCTATTGCTTTATTAAAACATTCTATTGCTTTTTCATGTTGATTTTTTTTGTAATAACTTATGCCGAGTAAATTGTATGCAGTATAAGATTTTGGCATTATTTTTAATGTTTCATAAAAGCACTCTATAGCTTTGTCATAGTTTTTTATTGCATGATAGCTTATGCCAAGTAAATTGTATGATTTAAATGTGTTAATATCTACTCTTTTAGCTTCCTCGAAATATTTTATAGCATCATCAAATTTTTTTATTTCAACACATACTTGTCCTTTGTATAAATTGGCTCTATAATTTTTTGGTACTTTTTTTAGAATATTGTCTAATGCTTCTAAAGTTCCTTCATAATCTTCATTTTTAATATTATAGGATATATGATTTAAAATATTATCCATATAGTTTTGCATACATAAAACCTCAAAATGTATAAAATGATATATTATATATTACAATATATATGTATATTATGTCAACTAAAAATATTTTTTTATATGTATAAAATATCTAATAAACTATTGATTTATATGAAAAATAGTATATAATTTTATGACTTTTAGATTTACAGCTACTATTTTTTAAATAGTTAAAGGAGCGAAAAAAACTTTAATTTTATTGGGGGTGAAATTATGAAAAGAATTGTAATTATTTTTAGTATAATACTGTGTGCTGCGAATTTAGAGACACATAGTTTCAACATTAATAATTATTCTTTTGTAACAAGTAATTGGGTTAATTTAATACAAGACATTTCTAATCATTATAATCAAGATTTTTGGTTTGTTAAAGATATTTTTGATATTTCTCAAAGCTATGATATAGATCCGCTGCTTATGATAGCATTAATAAAAATAGAAAGCGATTTTATACCAACTGCATTATCTAAGAAAAATGCTTATGGGTATTGTCAAATTACACCTATAGCCAATGAAGATGTTGATCCTAATCTTAATAGATATAATCATAGAGAAAATATTATACTTGGCACTAGATTTATAGCAAAACTTTTAGATAGATTTGACGGCAATATAATACAGACTCTTAGATATTATAATGCTGGAAGTAATTATGATGAAACAAGACTTTCTTATTCTGAAGACATTAAAGAAGAGTATGATATGCTTACATCGCTTTATGCAAGTAAAGAAGATATTTATGGTGATATATATAGAAAAGAGAGCTTTTAATAATTAATTAAAAACTCTCTTTATTTTTTAATAA
This is a stretch of genomic DNA from Brachyspira sp. SAP_772. It encodes these proteins:
- a CDS encoding ABC transporter substrate-binding protein; protein product: MKYNNKFFFLIIFTILISCSNNNQEEISEIDRGGALIDKIIYEVRTDMTIAIKDVADGRADLMASGIDGSTYLSLSESDLEKLDTYAVPSGSWSLLFNPVPNKAPYTVTTRDGKTHFNPLAIKEVRFAMNFLIDRKKLVDEILRGAGEPSFTQATPGQPGTYRYNLIPSKMGMTANGNEEKAINDINKAMEKAANLPENRGKLKKENGWWKYNGEVVTIKFVIRVDDPTGRLPAGNAISDLIEKTGIKVEKLLYDRNKSTQVVYGSNPKDYEWNIITEAWGAGATRAWWDVTLRQMYVREGNYMPGGNIAEFWNYDNKEASKISDKNSNGWFLTADEYWNGNMRLQEIGLEDAVRIYLNSQTQFFVANKERFNRRMLYGVGDGVNDWSIRSADIKPNRNGEKVLRVLQHSAQGSLFISPWDPVGVGGFSDAYSAIMIGPCSDAGATFESPSTAKTEFILGDADTNSLEIGVRAGDNGIPVGTVKVPNNAKMYNPYTQKWEEGLTTKVENGEIIYKKADNLTAYVKCDFKPRYFKWHHGIDSSLVDLMYGSVFIANIITKTNENDKYYDSAMAGRYTSAMDNAVGSVINEDGSFTLYGNYYWPMDMNRQIAIAAVGPKIGNPNRNTVIPFEINEAIMKIVLEGSKSGNVYTISQDQSLTAIDVKNPTCVSDIKEKLIEMRDREYIPAGIEDFITKEEAVKRYQAAIDFIDKYGHAYISNGPFFISRIDSKANYIELTAFKDYGYTAEYWIEKLSTKMSRIEDIEMPAIVNRNSDMNIYIYVSSYNYPNNALEMPDPNTKVKLLLQLQNGGEREYNAVLENDVFKLTITKEELATLPKGNYIFVIESYIADETPYIETRNFILQ
- a CDS encoding lytic transglycosylase domain-containing protein; amino-acid sequence: MKRIVIIFSIILCAANLETHSFNINNYSFVTSNWVNLIQDISNHYNQDFWFVKDIFDISQSYDIDPLLMIALIKIESDFIPTALSKKNAYGYCQITPIANEDVDPNLNRYNHRENIILGTRFIAKLLDRFDGNIIQTLRYYNAGSNYDETRLSYSEDIKEEYDMLTSLYASKEDIYGDIYRKESF
- a CDS encoding CTP synthase, with protein sequence MDTKYIFVTGGVVSGLGKGITAASLGRLLKARGLSVTIQKLDPYINLDPGTMSPFQHGEVFVTDDGAETDLDIGHYERFIDENLNKYSNVTTGKIYQHVINMEREGKYLGETVQVIPHITNEIKRRIYRENDTKKTDIVITEIGGTIGDIESLPYIEAIRQVKTELGQDNVLYIHVTLIPFISSSEEIKTKPTQHSVKELMQSGIIPDILVCRTNKHLEESHKSKIALFCNLPKQNVFENFDEPNIYSVPLMLEAQGISDVVCKHFKLETAKIDLSNWTELVAKQKNIAIQNERVSIAIVGKYISMKDAYISLIEALNHGGIYNDINVDIKWINAEELEDKEDISAYFKDVSGLIIPGGFGERGIEGKIKAIKYARENKIPYLGICLGMQLMSIEFARNVLKLEDANTIEINENCKNPIITMMEEQKKIMLKGGTMRLGAFECIIKEGSLAHKLYNSTTISERHRHRYEFNNKYIGEMEKAGFIITGKTKDADLVEISEIKDHPFMIGVQFHPELKSRITNPHPIFVGFIEAAKKFKNK
- the tva(B) gene encoding ABC-F type ribosomal protection protein Tva(B) codes for the protein MFVKFNKVSFSYDSSDNILNDVSFHIDNTCTAIVGENGCGKTTLAKLITGILKPNFGSIEYSNKNIISAYCNQECVDLPNNAESLFYDNSSYSGYLTSIFKIDYSYLYRFDTLSFGERKRLQIASALYSNPDILVLDEPTNHIDNECKDILINVIKRLDCIVIIISHDIDFLDELVSKCIFIRNGECKIRIGNYTQCRGYERDEEKYNFSLYEESKKKSKILENRYKKLQNESDAKKSKFGSKRHIDKKDHDAKAKVDAARLTGKDAKLAAKAKQAKSLYNKSIVEKEAIYIKKREVMNMEFIGEKYKGKFLFYLEAGETKINNIVFKNPELIIKKDSRVGIEGVNGAGKTTLLNYILETMYDNSISKEKIVYIPQDIDRDDWNDTFNNIKALNHESLGFLMSFVNRLGSNAKSVINSLNHSPGEMRKIMLGMAVIKNPYIIILDEPTNHLDIDSIERLEEALISFNCALLIVSHNKNFLKRIVDTKWILNKTNDYTIINIENK
- a CDS encoding tetratricopeptide repeat protein, translating into MQNYMDNILNHISYNIKNEDYEGTLEALDNILKKVPKNYRANLYKGQVCVEIKKFDDAIKYFEEAKRVDINTFKSYNLLGISYHAIKNYDKAIECFYETLKIMPKSYTAYNLLGISYYKKNQHEKAIECFNKAIEINPKYDKAYNNLALYHYRSKNYEAAINFFENSKSMDEMTFKAYDMLGMCYYNIDNYDKAIECLNRYLQSNSRSYKISNTLGAIYSYLKDYDKAIEYFNKAIEINPKYANAYNNLALIFFNKKNFDKAALYFDKARKFDLDSFTDYYKLAVSYYSKKYYYEAIEHFNKVIERNPNPYKAYNFIGLCYSSNEEYDKSIEYFKKAIETNDMYYKAYNNLANAYLNLKDYDEAIKYFKSSIEINDTDEAYYGIAICYYNKGEKETAAYYLNKNIDNINENYIDMLFNIYIDLEDYDKAFVCVRKNNKYYDKLINILYDKKEYSKIIALFEENNEINKNNAVNDNEIIANSYFYTKNYDKAIEYYKKLLETNKDNFIYYNNIAILFFLKNDYTSIVETYLKYLENNSLASYNIFLLSYSLLANKKISYNDFLKLTDKCLEKSITYTNYTKTIYQTLKYDTNTLKTIFENRIQFCDSNTILKDDFTENHLRALKPILEKTNIISFHKSIDDINNWNTDTICVEYELLDSNVYIIDKNDNANAYGKKAKFLSSNENIEYGNLLSIFYKDSDKIISYKKELQLKVKAVYLSYSFDDSDINLMKCILKNENIKLYKMNNDNSYNEI